Sequence from the Flavobacteriales bacterium genome:
AATTCGTTGTCCGTCGTTAAACGCCACAATAAACGGACCCTTAAATGGGTAAACAGAAAGCGTTTTACGCTTGGCATTGGCATCCTCAAAATTGGAGAAATCGCCAATGGTGTATTTGGTCCAGCCATCCACAAGATCCACATACAACTGCTCATCGAATTTATAGCGGTCTTTAAAATACTCCTGCGTAACCCGAAAATGACTTGCAGCAACCTGAACACGGAAAAATAATCCCTTAATACCCGAAGCCTCAAGAATGGGAGTGCCCGGTTTTTTGGTTATGGGGTCAATAACTTTTTCGGTTTGTACCGTATTCTGATTCGTGTTGTTGTTGGTATTAATTGTGGAGTTGTTATTGTTATTGGTCGTTTCGTTATTTCCGGTTGAATTTTCGGTGGTAGTGTTGGTTTCGTTGGTGTTGCCGGTTGTGTTATTGGTTGAGGTGTTGTTTTGATTTGAATTTTGATTGTTGGCTACTTCAGTATTTTTTCCGGAAGAAACCATTCGGATATCATGCACACCGAGTGATTTTTCTACGGTTGTTCCATCGATATAGGAGAAGCTAAATCGCGCAATGAAAATACCGGTAAAAAAACGATGCGCTTTAATTCCGATTTTTAGCTGGATATCGGCCGATTCAGGAAGTTCTGTCCAGATAAACGAATGTTTGTCACCTTCATTCAATAATTCAGATCCACCACTTTCCAGCAATGAAAATTCCATACCTGAACTGGGGACTTCAATAATAAATCGTGCGGGACCTTTGAGTGATCCCTTATGAAGCGTAAGTGAAAATTCGGTCGATTCCCCCGTTTTTAAACTCGAAGGCATTTGATGTTGCAATGAAACACCTTGCTGGGGAACATGGAGCGACCAAAATAAAATGGTGCTTAGAATAAATACTATGACGATAGCAAATCTGCGCATGAAAACGATTCATTCAAATCTAAGGGCAAAGCCTTAAAAATGGAGAATGGTACGCAACCGTTTTTGCACAGTGTGATGTGAACGAATCAGAAATTCGGTTTAAGCATATAACGATTGTAAAAATCATCAATTGCCTTAACCGCCTCTTCCGGAGTATCTACCAATTGCCAGAGATTCAAATCTTCAGCAGAAATATTTTTTTCTTTTTCCAACATGGTATTTTTTATCCAGTCCACCAATCCGCCCCAATAATCCTTTCCTACCATCACCACCGGAAACTTCCCGATTTTTTTGGTTTGAATAAGGGTTAAAGCTTCAAACAATTCATCCAGCGTTCCAAATCCACCGGGCAGCACAATAAACCCTTGGGAGAATTTTACAAACATCACTTTACGAACGAAAAAATAATCGAACGTAATCAGTTTGTCGAAATCGATATATGGGTTGGAAGATTGTTCGAAGGGGAGAAAAATGTTTAATCCAACCGAGGTTCCGCCTCCTTGACGAGCGCCTTTATTTCCGGCTTCCATTATCCCAGGTCCACCTCCGGTGATAACTCCGTATCCTTTGCGGGTTAAATCGAAAGCGATTTGTTCGGCGAGTTGATAATAGGGATGATCTGGTTTGGTTCGTGCTGAACCGAAGATGGTAACGCATGGACCAATCTTCGATAATTTTTCATAGCCTTCTACAAATTCCGACATCACTTTAAAAATCGTCCAGCTATTTTCCGATTTGATGTCGCTCCAGTCTTTATGAATGAACTTTTCGTGTGTTTTTCTTTCCTGATCTGTCATGGTGTAAGGTGTAGCGGGATAAACCCTGTTTTTCCGTTTAACGGAATACCAGACAAAGGGTTATAAAAAATCCTTTAAAGCTATTCAATCACCAGTGAATGGTGCAAATTGAAGGGTTAACGGATTCCAAGTTCTGCTTTGAGGTAGCGGGCGGTGTGACTTTCCTTATTATGCGCAACCAGTTCCGGAGTACCTGTCGCCAGAATTTTTCCGCCACCACGTCCACCTTCGGGACCCATATCAATAATATGGTCGGCCACTTTAATGATATCGAGATTGTGCTCAATCACTAAAACTGAATTGCCATTATCAACCAGGCGATTTAATACTTCGAGCAACAATCGGATGTCTTCGAAATGAAGTCCGGTTGTTGGTTCATCCAGAATATAAAGTGTTCTTCCGGTTTCGCGTTTCGAAAGTTCGGTAGCAAGTTTAATTCGTTGTGCCTCTCCGCCAGATAAAGTAGTGGAAGGTTGTCCCAAAGTCAAATAGCCGAGTCCCACCGATTCCATGGTGACCAGTTTTTGTTTTATGGCAGGAATTCCTTCGAAAAATTCAACAGCATTGGAAATGGTCATGTTTAACACATCGCTAATTGATTTTCCTTTAAACCGAACTTCGAGTGTTTCTTTATTGTAACGTTTACCTCCGCATGTTTCGCATTCTACATACACATCGGGAAGGAAATTCATCTCAATGGTTTTTAATCCGCCGCCCTGACATGTTTCGCATCTTCCGCCTTTCACGTTAAATGAAAATCTTCCGGCATTGTATCCTCTCACTTTCGCTTCCGGCAACATGGCAAAAAGATTGCGGATATCGGTAAACATGTTGGTGTAGGTAGATGGATTTGAACGCGGAGTTCTTCCAATGGGCGACTGATCGATTTCAATGACTTTATCGATATGTTCCAATCCCTCAATTTTCCCATAGGGAAGTGGTGTTTGTACCGAATTGTAAAAATGCGAACTCAGAATCGGATAGAGCGTTTCATTGATTAAGCTCGATTTCCCTGATCCGGATACACCGGTAACGCAAACGAATTGTTGCAATGGAATTTCTACTGTCACATTTTTCAGGTTGTGTCCTGTTGCATTACGTAGAATAATACTTTTTCCGGATCCTTCACGACGTTTTTTCGGAACGGGAATTTCTTTTTTCCCGCTGAGGTATGCCGTGGTAATGGATTTGGAATTTTTTAATTTTTTCGGGTCGGTTGCTTCCACAATTTTACCACCGTTGATTCCTGCACCGGGACCAATATCCACCAGAAAATCGGATTCAAGAATCATTTCTTTATCGTGCTCCACCACAATAACGGAGTTCCCGATGTCGCGGAGTTTTTTTAATGAAGAAATGAGTCGGGTATTATCGCGTTGATGTAAACCGATGGATGGTTCATCTAAAATATAAAGCACGCCCACCAATTCGGAACCTATTTGTGTGGCCAAACGAATACGTTGTGCTTCGCCACCCGAAAGCGATCTTGAACTT
This genomic interval carries:
- a CDS encoding TIGR00730 family Rossman fold protein, which encodes MTDQERKTHEKFIHKDWSDIKSENSWTIFKVMSEFVEGYEKLSKIGPCVTIFGSARTKPDHPYYQLAEQIAFDLTRKGYGVITGGGPGIMEAGNKGARQGGGTSVGLNIFLPFEQSSNPYIDFDKLITFDYFFVRKVMFVKFSQGFIVLPGGFGTLDELFEALTLIQTKKIGKFPVVMVGKDYWGGLVDWIKNTMLEKEKNISAEDLNLWQLVDTPEEAVKAIDDFYNRYMLKPNF